The genomic region TCATTTTGATACGGACTTCATTCTTAGATTGAGTTTAAGGTACGAGAGATATGGGGTTTCTATCTGCATATATTCTGAGATATCTCTTTACGAAGAGGCAGTTAGCTTGGCATTGAAACATGGACGACTACAAGAAGCTAAGAAGGTAGCTACCACAGTTGAAGACCCTGATATTAAGAAAACATTGTGGTTGGACATTGCTGCTGCCATGATCAAACAAGATCGGGATATCAAGAATACACTAACTCTTCTTATTCAAGAATCAGAGGGTGTTTTGTCAGTGAAAGACTTGCTACCACTATTTGATGAGTTTGTAACCATTGCTaagttgaaggaagaaCTTGTCAGAAGTCTTGAAAAGCACAGTATGCAAATCACTAAACTTTCCCAAGAAATTCGCGATTCTCTTAAGATTAAAAGTGAGAttaaaaatgatatcataTTATTTAGAAATCGGTATGAAAAGCTGAAACCGGGCGCATCGTGTTCGTATTGCTCTCAACCCTTGCAGACTAGAAAGTTTTTCGTGTATCCCTGTGGACATTCAATCAACACCGATTGTATTATTAAGATTATTATGGCTTCAAATCAATATGCATTAAAGGCGAAGATTCAAAACATGCAAAAGAAGCTTCTCCGCGATAGGAACTCTGTAAAATCAGAAGAGTTGGAGGAACTGTTGTCCGCACAATGCCCCCTTTGTAGCGAAATCTCTATCAACAGTATAGATGAACCATGGGAAGTTGATCCCAACACCGCTTTGAAGTGGAAAATATAAGCAATATAACCGAAATGTATAAATTATATAGATAACTGCAACAGCTAGCGTCTACTGAGCTTCCGGTGGCAGAACTTGTTCTCCATTTTGTCTTCACTCAATGCTTTACATGTTGTCTATAATAGACACATCCTTACATTACATATTATTTTTCTAACTTGTTTattatcaaacaaacagaaTGTCAGAAGCGAACTTCAATTCGTAGTAATATGGCATATGGAAATATAGAGTCAACCGTTAAAAACAAATTCATGGCCTTGTACCGACAAGCAACTGATCAAACTACAGCAATTTCAAGATGAGTGATAAAccttttgaagatatcGACGTTGACgatgaaatgaatgaatttgatgacAATGAAGAAGCTCCAGTAGACAACGAAGCATTATTTGCAAGAGCTGAGCaagaaggtgaagaagGCAAGACTAAGATAGAGGATGGAAGTAACAGGTTATTTGAACTTCCTGAATTTACACGTAAAGACAAGAcacttcaagaaattctAGATCTTATGGAAGACAACCCGCCTATCATTCCTGATGCGGTGATAGACTATTACATGACCAAGAATGGATTTGACTGTTCAGATGTAAAAGTGAAAAGACTACTAGCTCTTGCTACACAGAAATTCGTAAGCGATATTGCAGCTGATGCATATGAATATTCCAGAATAAGATCAGCAATTACAGTACATAACTCGAATAACGGACAGGCAAGGGCTAGACAACTATTGATCGGACAGCAATTGAcgcagcaacaacagcagcaaaatgaaaagacaAACGCCAATAAAGTGGTTCTTACTGTTAATGACTTAAGTAGTGCTGTAGCGGAATACGGTTTGAATATCAGTAGACCTGATTTCTATCGCTGAACGTGAGTATATATGTAGTATTATTATAAGTTTTCGCTCTTTGCAAACTTGATTGTTAGGATTTCAGGTCACATGACACTAGTTCAGCACTTTTTTTCTAGAAAACTTCgatgagaagaaattaaGGAAGCTTTGCAATTGTATAAAACGGAAGAACCTCAAAAGTATCCGAATAATTAAAATAGATATGACTTTGGGTTAGGGTTCCCATTATTGACTATCATTACAACAACCAGTACTGATTTATACAAAACAGCaaacattttttctttacaTTCTGAACTAAGCTTTAACAACAATGGCAATTGACTATTCGAAATGGGATAAGATTGAAATCAGTGATGATTCCGATATTGAGGTTCATCCAAACGTGGACAAACGTTCCTTCATTAAGTGGAAGCAACAAAGTATCCACCAAGAGCGTGAGAAGAGAAAGTCAGATATTGCTAACTTAGAATTTCAACTAGAAATGTATAAccatttgaacaaaagagTTGATAAATTAATGATCCAGTTAAAGGATGATGATCTTATCTCTAAAGACAGTGTCTCTaagtttttgaatgaaaactTCGATAAAACCGAGAAAGGTAGCGGGGAAAATGTGGATCCAGATCTTCCTCCATACAATGAAATGGTTTTGGACTTgtttgaacaattggaacGCAATGCGAAAAATGATAACAAAGACCCCAAGGATGGCGCCGTGATTAGAGAAGAGCTTATGAAACATAGAGCCAAGATTGCCGCCGTTAGCAAAGAGgctgaagaaaaattgaagcaGCTATACATTGAAAAGTCTATGCACATCTCATCCGAGGATGTACACACAGGATTTGACAAAGGTTTTATCAATGCAGCAAAAGAGGATGCTCCAGTTCCAGATTATCTTAAAGATGCAAGTACAAATCAAGTAGCATTACCTAAACCAAAGATCCAGCCAATTGATTACAAAGATGACATTCTAAAGATTGCGCCGGAAACGGAAAAGTTTGGTTCTATCCAGCCTGGTAATTACGCTGAAGCTGAGAAATTTTTGTTGGAGCATCCTCAAATACTTTCGGAGCAGCAGAAGGACGCCCTCATGATGAGTGCCTTTGAACATGAAATGTCTGGAAACACACAACGTGCATATCAAGTTATTCACCAATCTGAACTATTAAGCTACTTGCTTGAAATCTATGCCATGAAAAAACTGCCAGACTTCAATGTATCTCAGATGAAAGAGGTAATTGAAATGTTTTTCGAAAGGCTCTTTTCACCACGTTCTAACCCTATGGCCAAGAAATCCTTTTTGGAATCTGTTCAAACAAAGTACGAACATGTTAAAACCCGTAGTAAAGCAATGCAGGAGGAGTCAGATGGTGAGGGAGAAGGTGTTGAGACTatccaattgaaatctttggataaTTCAGCAGAACTACAAGTGAATTTGCCtgatttctcttcttctgaacCAGGTGAAGTTGCAAAAGTCCAAGCTTTTAATAAGCTACCCCCAAAAATGCAGGAAGCTGTTAAGTCCCAAAACCTTGATGCCATAAATGCCGTGTTTGCTGAGCTACCAATGGATAAAGCCGAACAGATCTTGGATATCTTTCACGAAGGTGGTATCATCGGAATCAATGCTGTGCTAGAAGATGAgaatgaattcaaagaacttcAGGAGcattatcaaaatgatCAAGGTATTGAGAATCTTACTATTCAGGAGGTAGAAGATACCGATGAACATAAAGAAGCAGACGATGCCGTCCCTATAAGTAGCGCGGATATAGTCGATTAACTAATTATGTCAAGGTTACGTATTCAATTAGCAtcaaaaaatatcaatattaacgttatttgaagattgtTACAGTTTCATAGTACGCCAAAACGCTAGTTCTCGCGGAACAAGATTTATTCAGGAACTTTCATAGACGTGACTTTCGGAGTCATTGCtttgttgtatttttcCTCAACAAAAATCATAACTGGGAAAACTTCTTCTGGCCCAGTAGTTGATATTCCACTTAATGATTCCATAATCTGTTCCTATGACAAGTGAGCTACCTTCTCGGTCGCGTAACCACTCTATCCCTGAGATATTGCATTCTTCGCGCTCAGTCATTAAATCTCGTGGATTCCTCCCTGGAGTGTAATTTCTCGGTCTTCTTCTCAACAGACGTGATGGCATTTGGAATGGTCTCATTACTGGTATGCTTGCGTCTACGTTTTCACTGTAAGTTTGCCTTAGCGTTTGTAAAGTTGGTGGAAACGTTGCAAATGTTGTATCCTCGTAGTGTGGAGCTTCTGCACCCATAATCGTCGGGTCTATGTTCACAACTGGTTCCTCATTTACTTCAGTTAGAACCCTACTTGAAGTGGAATATCTTCTGACGGTGAAGTTTGAGTTTCTGCGTCTAACTTGACCACCTTCTTGACTGACTGTATCTCTCGATGGATATGTTTCTGTgtcattatcaaattcatcatcgtcGGGATACCCTTGGTCAttgctttcttcttccgAAGTCAGTGCTGAATCAGAAACACTGGAGTATGGTAAGATTGTAGGTTGTAAATGTTGAATTGGGATTTTCGTAGCCATGGTTATGTATGGATTGTCAGAAAATGGTTctgaatttcttcttctatcaGCGCTCATAGTAGGCTCGTGCCAATTCCTATTTTCGTAATTCAGCGAAGAATCGGAATCATCCCCTGCAAATTCAGAATCTGTATACTTGTAGGGTACCATTATCACTTGCCGGTTCATGAAGTTTCTAGTATCAATCACATGAACCCTTTGTTGGTGCTCTGAGATGAAGAGTAGATCTTCCATTCCCTCACTGAATTTGCAAATTCTGAAAGCACCACTTTGAGGAACTGAGCCCTGTGACCTGGTTGTATGAATCTCTGTTAGAGGATTTTCCATGTTTCTGACATCGTATACGTAACAATTCCCGTTCTGAAAAACTGTGGCCATCATCATATCATTTTCTCCAAAGCTAGTG from Kluyveromyces lactis strain NRRL Y-1140 chromosome D complete sequence harbors:
- the CDC37 gene encoding Hsp90 co-chaperone CDC37 (similar to uniprot|P06101 Saccharomyces cerevisiae YDR168W CDC37 Essential Hsp90p co-chaperone necessary for passage through the START phase of the cell cycle); its protein translation is MAIDYSKWDKIEISDDSDIEVHPNVDKRSFIKWKQQSIHQEREKRKSDIANLEFQLEMYNHLNKRVDKLMIQLKDDDLISKDSVSKFLNENFDKTEKGSGENVDPDLPPYNEMVLDLFEQLERNAKNDNKDPKDGAVIREELMKHRAKIAAVSKEAEEKLKQLYIEKSMHISSEDVHTGFDKGFINAAKEDAPVPDYLKDASTNQVALPKPKIQPIDYKDDILKIAPETEKFGSIQPGNYAEAEKFLLEHPQILSEQQKDALMMSAFEHEMSGNTQRAYQVIHQSELLSYLLEIYAMKKLPDFNVSQMKEVIEMFFERLFSPRSNPMAKKSFLESVQTKYEHVKTRSKAMQEESDGEGEGVETIQLKSLDNSAELQVNLPDFSSSEPGEVAKVQAFNKLPPKMQEAVKSQNLDAINAVFAELPMDKAEQILDIFHEGGIIGINAVLEDENEFKELQEHYQNDQGIENLTIQEVEDTDEHKEADDAVPISSADIVD
- the GID11 gene encoding Gid11p (similar to uniprot|Q99296 Saccharomyces cerevisiae YLR149C Hypothetical ORF) encodes the protein MTIDQRYNLNVPSDGPRVHQHYMMNSLKLFDAKVSINHWQLRNCITADTLNPGSVYYIFDHSIRSLDTRTLSGDAGVRKRRYSTSVGRVPYTNDFHAATNRVAEFPFKPRSFNEKNGLIVCGGHIGNDDNGYIPSRPMGNYEQGFISPEERSMDVNCVKIATSNILSDHTAYSNTRQWKGIISLYNKKTNISMTSKLGQYINNCVELYESSNNQFDLYTCNNDGHLYQCEINNSDFVLKRRFADLKFALNNTAISHDGKTMCVTGDSNKIALYKKNELTDVFSLSYDTLSGGATDGSGSSTTYTHKRIPRYALPDNSSYVDHIYELPGADNGFFTSFGENDMMMATVFQNGNCYVYDVRNMENPLTEIHTTRSQGSVPQSGAFRICKFSEGMEDLLFISEHQQRVHVIDTRNFMNRQVIMVPYKYTDSEFAGDDSDSSLNYENRNWHEPTMSADRRRNSEPFSDNPYITMATKIPIQHLQPTILPYSSVSDSALTSEEESNDQGYPDDDEFDNDTETYPSRDTVSQEGGQVRRRNSNFTVRRYSTSSRVLTEVNEEPVVNIDPTIMGAEAPHYEDTTFATFPPTLQTLRQTYSENVDASIPVMRPFQMPSRLLRRRPRNYTPGRNPRDLMTEREECNISGIEWLRDREGSSLVIGTDYGIIKWNINYWARRSFPSYDFC
- the TAF10 gene encoding Taf10p (similar to uniprot|Q12030 Saccharomyces cerevisiae YDR167W TAF10 Subunit (145 kDa) of TFIID and SAGA complexes involved in RNA polymerase II transcription initiation and in chromatin modification); this encodes MSDKPFEDIDVDDEMNEFDDNEEAPVDNEALFARAEQEGEEGKTKIEDGSNRLFELPEFTRKDKTLQEILDLMEDNPPIIPDAVIDYYMTKNGFDCSDVKVKRLLALATQKFVSDIAADAYEYSRIRSAITVHNSNNGQARARQLLIGQQLTQQQQQQNEKTNANKVVLTVNDLSSAVAEYGLNISRPDFYR